A stretch of the Arthrobacter sp. PAMC 25486 genome encodes the following:
- the sdhA gene encoding succinate dehydrogenase flavoprotein subunit has translation MQVHKYDVVIVGAGGAGMRAAIESGQRAHTAVLTKLYPTRSHTGAAQGGMCAALANVEEDNWEWHTFDTVKGGDYLVDQDAAEIMAKEAIDAVIDLEKMGLPFNRTPEGRIDQRRFGGHTRDHGKAPVRRACYAADRTGHMILQTLYQNCVKHNVEFYNEYYVLDLLTVEEEATREDGTIYLQKKTAGVVSYDLATGELHIFQAKSVILATGGAGKVFKTTSNAHTLTGDGMGIAFRKGIPLEDMEFFQFHPTGLAGLGILLSEAARGEGAILRNSEGERFMERYAPTIKDLAPRDIVARSMANEVREGRGCGPNKDYVLLDLTHLEPAHIDAKLPDITEFARTYLGVEPYTEPVPVFPTAHYAMGGVPTNITTEVLQDNDTIIPGLYAAGEVACVSVHGSNRLGTNSLLDINVFGKRAGVAAAEYALTADFVDLPEDPEAGTVALLDHVRTSDGGEKVALIRKDLQDTMDANMQVFRTKDSLNKVLGDIAGFEERYTRITVQDKGKRFNLDLLEAVELGFLLELAKVMTVAALHREESRGGHYREDFPDRNDEKFMKHSMAYLDSGITAESSDEHIAGIRLETKPVVVTRYQPMVRKY, from the coding sequence ATGCAGGTCCACAAATACGACGTAGTAATCGTCGGGGCCGGTGGCGCAGGAATGCGTGCCGCCATTGAATCCGGTCAGCGCGCCCACACGGCCGTCCTGACCAAGCTCTACCCCACACGCTCCCACACGGGCGCGGCACAGGGCGGCATGTGTGCAGCCCTGGCCAACGTGGAAGAGGACAACTGGGAATGGCACACCTTTGACACTGTCAAGGGCGGGGACTACCTGGTGGACCAGGACGCTGCGGAGATCATGGCGAAGGAAGCCATCGACGCGGTCATCGACCTTGAAAAGATGGGTCTGCCGTTCAACCGCACACCCGAAGGCCGCATTGACCAGCGCCGCTTCGGCGGCCACACCCGCGACCACGGCAAGGCTCCCGTCCGCCGCGCCTGCTACGCAGCAGACCGCACCGGCCACATGATTTTGCAGACCCTGTACCAAAACTGCGTCAAGCACAACGTTGAGTTCTACAACGAGTACTACGTTTTGGACCTGCTCACTGTTGAAGAGGAAGCCACCCGCGAGGATGGCACCATCTACCTGCAGAAGAAGACTGCCGGCGTCGTTTCCTACGACCTGGCCACGGGCGAACTGCACATCTTCCAGGCCAAGTCCGTCATCCTGGCCACAGGAGGCGCGGGCAAGGTCTTCAAGACCACCTCCAACGCCCACACCCTGACCGGCGACGGCATGGGCATCGCGTTCCGCAAGGGCATCCCCCTGGAGGACATGGAGTTCTTCCAGTTCCACCCGACAGGCCTGGCCGGTCTGGGAATCCTGCTCTCCGAGGCAGCCCGTGGTGAGGGTGCCATCCTGCGCAACTCCGAGGGTGAGCGCTTCATGGAGCGCTATGCCCCCACCATCAAGGACCTGGCACCGCGTGACATCGTGGCCCGCTCCATGGCCAACGAGGTTCGTGAAGGACGCGGTTGCGGCCCGAACAAGGACTACGTCCTGTTGGATCTGACCCACCTGGAGCCGGCACACATTGACGCCAAGCTTCCGGACATCACGGAGTTCGCCCGCACCTATCTGGGTGTGGAGCCGTACACGGAGCCAGTCCCGGTCTTCCCCACGGCGCACTACGCCATGGGCGGTGTTCCCACGAACATCACCACCGAGGTTCTCCAGGACAACGACACCATCATCCCCGGCCTCTACGCCGCCGGTGAGGTTGCCTGTGTCTCCGTTCACGGTTCAAACCGTTTGGGCACCAACTCGCTGCTGGACATCAACGTGTTCGGCAAGCGTGCAGGCGTTGCCGCTGCCGAGTACGCCCTCACGGCTGACTTTGTTGACCTGCCGGAGGACCCGGAAGCCGGCACCGTGGCGCTGCTGGATCACGTCCGCACGTCCGACGGCGGCGAGAAGGTTGCGCTGATCCGCAAGGACCTGCAGGACACCATGGACGCCAACATGCAGGTGTTCCGCACCAAGGACTCCCTGAACAAGGTCCTGGGCGACATTGCCGGTTTCGAGGAGCGCTACACCCGCATCACCGTCCAGGACAAGGGCAAGCGTTTCAACCTTGACCTCCTGGAAGCTGTTGAGCTGGGCTTCCTGCTGGAATTGGCCAAGGTCATGACAGTTGCAGCCCTGCACCGTGAAGAATCCCGTGGCGGACACTACCGCGAGGACTTCCCGGACCGCAACGATGAGAAGTTCATGAAACACTCCATGGCCTACCTCGATTCCGGTATTACGGCAGAGAGCTCGGATGAGCACATTGCCGGCATCCGCTTGGAGACCAAGCCTGTTGTTGTTACCCGTTACCAGCCAATGGTGAGGAAGTACTAA
- a CDS encoding succinate dehydrogenase hydrophobic membrane anchor subunit, producing MSTNSIASPRSNSAQSPKYKRNKSSHSSFEMFAWLFMRLSGVVLIVLIFGHLFVNLMVGDGIHAIDFGFVAGKWSDPFWQIWDLAMLWLAMLHGTNGVRTIINDYAERDGTRMTLKTILYIATTVIIVLGTLVIFTFDPCPPGAVIDLPSFCPVP from the coding sequence ATGAGTACCAACTCCATCGCGTCACCGCGCTCCAACAGTGCGCAGTCTCCCAAGTACAAGCGGAACAAGTCCTCGCACTCGAGCTTTGAGATGTTTGCCTGGCTGTTCATGCGCCTCTCCGGCGTGGTGCTGATCGTCCTGATCTTCGGGCACCTGTTCGTGAACCTGATGGTTGGCGACGGCATCCACGCCATTGACTTTGGCTTTGTTGCCGGCAAGTGGTCCGATCCGTTCTGGCAGATCTGGGACCTGGCCATGCTGTGGCTGGCGATGCTGCACGGCACCAACGGTGTCCGCACCATCATCAACGACTACGCCGAGCGTGACGGCACCCGCATGACCCTAAAGACAATTCTTTACATTGCCACCACCGTCATCATCGTTTTGGGCACCCTGGTCATCTTCACCTTTGACCCGTGCCCTCCCGGAGCCGTCATTGACCTCCCGTCCTTCTGCCCCGTTCCGTAA
- the sdhC gene encoding succinate dehydrogenase, cytochrome b556 subunit, which translates to MPTKPAGTLYRGREGMWSWVGHRITGVVIFIFLLVHVLDTSLVRVSPEAYTAVIGAYKNPIMGLGEAGLVAAIVFHAFNGLRIIAIDFWKKGPKFQRQMLWGVLALWAVTMIPFLIRHLTIVFSNFFGGN; encoded by the coding sequence GTGCCGACAAAACCAGCTGGCACTCTGTACCGCGGCCGAGAAGGCATGTGGTCCTGGGTGGGACATCGGATTACCGGTGTAGTGATTTTTATATTCTTGTTGGTGCACGTTCTCGACACCTCATTGGTGAGGGTTTCCCCTGAGGCGTACACAGCAGTCATTGGGGCATACAAAAACCCCATCATGGGTTTGGGTGAAGCAGGCCTCGTCGCAGCAATCGTGTTCCACGCCTTCAACGGCTTGCGCATCATTGCGATCGACTTCTGGAAGAAGGGTCCCAAATTCCAGCGCCAGATGCTGTGGGGCGTTCTTGCACTGTGGGCCGTGACGATGATTCCGTTCCTGATCCGTCACCTCACCATTGTCTTCTCCAATTTCTTCGGAGGGAACTAG
- a CDS encoding mannose-1-phosphate guanylyltransferase, producing MNTHNLPQSQPGTPDPLDRFYAVIPAGGVGTRLWPLSRAAAPKFLHDLTGSGSTLIRATYDRLEPLSGKKVLLVTGDAHRVAVCRQLPEIADENLVLETEPKDSGAAIGLAAAILFVRDPDTIMGSFAADQVISPDDKFQAAVREAIYTAATGKIVTIGIKPTHASTGFGYIRTGTPLTVAGAPSAHTVEEFVEKPSEEIAEQYLASGEYNWNAGMFVAPVELMLQHLKANEPDLYEGLMEIALAWDTPDRIAVKNRIWPTLPKIAIDYAVAEPAADAGDVAVIPADFSWDDVGDFAAIARLSSALENKNVKVIGEGARVFTEDSTGIVVTDTKRVIALIGIQDVVVVDTPDALLVTTRAHSQLVKKAVDGLKAQGDTDVL from the coding sequence ATGAATACGCACAATTTGCCTCAGTCCCAGCCAGGCACGCCGGACCCGCTGGACAGGTTTTACGCAGTGATCCCCGCCGGGGGTGTCGGAACCAGGCTGTGGCCCTTGTCCAGAGCCGCGGCACCGAAGTTCCTGCACGACCTCACCGGCAGCGGCAGCACCTTGATCCGCGCCACCTATGACAGGCTGGAACCGCTCAGCGGCAAGAAGGTCCTGCTGGTTACCGGGGACGCGCACCGGGTGGCCGTTTGCCGCCAACTGCCGGAGATTGCCGATGAGAACCTGGTGTTGGAGACCGAGCCCAAGGATTCCGGGGCCGCCATCGGGCTGGCAGCAGCCATTCTGTTTGTCCGCGACCCCGACACCATCATGGGATCCTTCGCCGCCGATCAGGTGATCAGCCCCGACGACAAGTTCCAGGCCGCCGTCCGCGAGGCCATCTACACGGCCGCCACGGGCAAGATCGTGACCATCGGGATCAAGCCCACCCACGCCTCCACCGGGTTTGGCTATATCCGCACCGGGACGCCGTTGACTGTTGCCGGGGCTCCCAGCGCCCACACGGTTGAAGAGTTCGTGGAAAAGCCCAGCGAGGAAATCGCCGAACAGTACCTAGCCAGCGGTGAATACAACTGGAACGCGGGCATGTTCGTGGCTCCGGTGGAACTCATGCTCCAGCACCTCAAGGCCAATGAGCCTGACCTCTATGAAGGGCTCATGGAGATTGCCCTTGCCTGGGACACTCCCGACCGGATTGCCGTGAAGAACCGCATCTGGCCCACCCTACCCAAGATTGCCATCGACTATGCGGTGGCGGAGCCTGCCGCCGACGCCGGCGACGTGGCCGTCATTCCGGCCGACTTCAGCTGGGACGATGTGGGCGATTTTGCCGCCATTGCACGGTTGAGCAGTGCCTTGGAAAACAAGAACGTCAAGGTCATTGGCGAGGGCGCCCGCGTGTTCACCGAAGACAGCACCGGGATCGTGGTCACCGACACGAAGCGGGTCATTGCCTTGATCGGCATCCAGGACGTGGTGGTCGTGGACACCCCCGATGCCCTGCTGGTCACCACGCGCGCCCACTCGCAGCTGGTCAAGAAGGCCGTCGACGGGCTCAAGGCCCAGGGCGACACCGACGTCCTGTAA
- a CDS encoding amidohydrolase, giving the protein MRNYSLETEPTELVGPWLEPLINEVLEFRRDLHAHPELSFQEFRTSEKIYDRLVAAGLSPRRLDGTGVIVDIGEGPITTALRGDIDALPIVEETGLPFASRNHGVTHGCGHDFHTAAMLGIALVLAKMDAVTPLGGRIRIIFQPAEETLPGGALSCIDQGALDGVPRIMALHCDPRVEVGKIGTRIGPITSASDTIKIELSGRGGHSSRPHLTEDLVFALAQIAISVPAVLSRRVDVRSGVSVVWGQIHAGSAPNAIPGQGVMSGTMRCLDREAWHSAGELLDDVVQQIAAPFGVDVHLEHTRGVPPVVNSEHETALIEAAARAELGEDSVVLAPQSMGGEDFAWFLQGIPGSLMRLGTHVPGGEEYDLHRGDYIVDERALAVGIKVLCAAALRTLRTPAGQ; this is encoded by the coding sequence GTGCGCAATTACTCGCTGGAAACAGAACCGACCGAGCTGGTAGGCCCGTGGCTTGAGCCCTTGATAAATGAGGTCCTCGAGTTCCGTCGCGACCTGCATGCCCACCCGGAACTGTCCTTCCAGGAGTTCCGGACCTCGGAGAAAATCTACGACCGGCTCGTTGCGGCCGGGCTGTCGCCGCGACGCCTGGACGGCACCGGGGTCATTGTCGACATCGGCGAGGGCCCCATCACCACTGCCCTGCGCGGGGACATCGACGCCCTGCCAATTGTGGAGGAAACGGGGCTGCCCTTCGCCTCCCGCAACCACGGGGTGACGCACGGTTGCGGCCACGACTTCCACACCGCAGCCATGCTGGGGATCGCCCTGGTGTTGGCGAAAATGGATGCGGTGACGCCGCTGGGCGGTCGCATCCGCATCATCTTCCAGCCGGCCGAGGAAACCCTGCCCGGCGGCGCCTTGTCCTGCATCGACCAGGGCGCGCTCGACGGCGTGCCGCGCATCATGGCCCTGCACTGCGACCCGCGCGTGGAAGTTGGCAAGATCGGCACCCGCATTGGGCCCATCACCAGCGCCTCCGACACCATCAAGATTGAACTCTCCGGACGCGGCGGGCACAGCTCCCGCCCGCACCTGACAGAAGACCTTGTCTTTGCACTCGCCCAAATCGCCATCAGCGTCCCGGCGGTCCTCTCACGCCGCGTCGATGTGCGCAGCGGCGTCTCCGTGGTGTGGGGGCAGATCCATGCCGGCTCAGCGCCCAACGCCATCCCCGGCCAGGGCGTCATGAGCGGCACCATGCGCTGCCTTGACCGCGAAGCCTGGCACTCGGCCGGGGAATTGCTCGACGACGTGGTGCAACAAATTGCCGCACCTTTCGGCGTCGACGTTCACCTGGAACACACCCGCGGCGTGCCTCCGGTGGTCAACTCCGAACACGAAACCGCGCTCATTGAGGCAGCCGCCCGTGCCGAACTTGGCGAAGACTCCGTGGTCCTGGCCCCGCAGTCCATGGGCGGGGAGGATTTTGCATGGTTCCTCCAAGGCATCCCGGGGTCTTTGATGCGCCTGGGCACCCACGTTCCCGGCGGCGAGGAATATGACCTGCACCGCGGTGACTACATCGTTGATGAGCGGGCCCTCGCCGTTGGCATCAAGGTGCTGTGCGCGGCAGCCCTGCGCACCCTGCGGACCCCGGCAGGGCAGTAA
- a CDS encoding BMP family protein yields MLLNTAKTVKRGALVGTIAVSAAALLLTGCGEAPPAPGGSGGGETGTENPAAASFLGCIVSDSGGFDDQSFNQSSYDGLKKAEADLGIKIKEAQSKDSGDYVPNLAQMASAGCNLTVTVGFLLADATKEAAADNLDLHYAIIDDNTIDAPNVKPVVYDTAQAAFMAGYVAASVSKTGKVGTFGGLNIPTVTIFMDGFADGVKYFNEKQGKDVQLIGWNKETQQGSFANTFEIIQEGTKVTNNLISEGADVVMPVAGPLGKGSGDAILAANKDGKDVKLVWVDSDGFLTAPTYKDILLTSVIKTMGEAVETVIKEDLDGKFDPTPYIGTLDNGGVALAPFHDLDSAVSADTKTQLEEIKKGIIDGSIKADSPASPK; encoded by the coding sequence TTGCTTCTCAACACCGCCAAGACCGTCAAGCGCGGAGCCCTGGTGGGAACCATTGCAGTCAGTGCCGCGGCACTGCTGCTCACTGGCTGCGGCGAGGCACCACCTGCGCCCGGCGGCAGCGGCGGTGGAGAAACCGGAACAGAAAATCCGGCGGCTGCCAGTTTCTTGGGTTGCATCGTCTCCGACTCCGGCGGCTTTGACGACCAGTCGTTCAACCAGTCCTCCTACGACGGCTTGAAAAAGGCTGAAGCCGATCTGGGCATCAAAATCAAGGAAGCCCAGTCAAAGGACTCGGGAGACTACGTGCCCAACCTGGCGCAGATGGCCAGCGCCGGTTGCAACCTCACCGTCACCGTCGGCTTCCTGCTGGCCGATGCCACGAAGGAAGCGGCTGCGGATAACCTGGACCTGCACTACGCAATCATCGATGACAACACCATCGATGCACCCAACGTCAAGCCGGTGGTTTACGACACCGCCCAGGCAGCGTTCATGGCCGGTTATGTTGCGGCTTCCGTGTCGAAGACCGGCAAGGTGGGAACATTCGGTGGGCTCAACATCCCCACTGTCACGATCTTCATGGACGGCTTTGCTGACGGGGTGAAGTACTTCAACGAGAAGCAGGGCAAGGACGTCCAGCTCATTGGCTGGAATAAGGAGACCCAGCAGGGCTCCTTCGCCAACACCTTTGAAATCATCCAGGAAGGCACCAAGGTCACGAACAACCTGATCTCGGAAGGTGCTGACGTGGTCATGCCCGTTGCCGGTCCGCTGGGCAAGGGTTCCGGCGATGCCATCCTGGCAGCCAACAAGGACGGCAAGGACGTCAAGCTCGTATGGGTTGACTCGGACGGCTTCCTGACAGCCCCCACCTACAAGGACATCCTGCTTACCTCGGTCATCAAGACGATGGGCGAGGCCGTGGAAACAGTCATCAAGGAAGATCTGGACGGCAAGTTCGACCCGACGCCGTACATTGGCACCCTGGACAACGGTGGCGTGGCACTTGCCCCGTTCCACGATTTGGACTCGGCTGTCAGCGCAGACACCAAGACCCAGCTTGAGGAGATCAAGAAGGGCATCATCGACGGGTCGATCAAGGCTGATTCCCCGGCCAGCCCCAAGTAG
- a CDS encoding ABC transporter ATP-binding protein: protein MKLELRGITKSFGSLVANDHIDLVVESGEIHSLLGENGAGKSTLMNVLYGLYEPTAGEILIDDVPMKFSGPADAMAAGIGMVHQHFMLVPVFTVAENVALGAESTTFGGVLNLAQTRKRIREISARFGFEVDPDALVQDLSVGVQQRVEIIKALVRNSKILILDEPTAVLTPQETDEFMNIMGQLRDGGTSIVFISHKLREVKAVSDTITVIRRGKVVGSAPPSTPTTELAAMMVGRAVNLTLDKADATPGEVTFKVTNLTVMNDAGQRLLDDLTLGVAQGEILAVAGVQGNGQTELTEAVLGLHKHVLGSIVLNGKELVGRSVRQILDSGVGFVPEDRQDDGLVGEFSIAENLVLDLYKHAPYSRGGTMNRAVIAKNAVEKVAEFDVRAQSAQDPADTLSGGNQQKVVLARELSRPLKLFIASQPTRGVDVGSIEFLHKRIVAERDAGTPVLIVSTELDEVLELADRIAVLFAGKLMGIVPGKSSRALLGLMMAGLPAAEAQEQMDAQTTDRQENSGTTNGGEGVQP, encoded by the coding sequence TTGAAACTAGAACTTCGGGGCATCACCAAGAGCTTTGGTTCCCTGGTGGCGAACGACCACATCGACCTGGTGGTGGAATCGGGGGAGATCCACAGTCTGCTGGGCGAAAACGGGGCCGGCAAATCCACCCTGATGAATGTGCTGTACGGCCTGTATGAACCCACTGCTGGTGAAATCCTCATCGACGATGTGCCGATGAAATTTTCCGGCCCGGCCGATGCCATGGCCGCCGGAATTGGCATGGTGCACCAGCACTTCATGCTCGTGCCGGTGTTCACCGTTGCCGAAAACGTTGCGTTGGGTGCAGAGTCAACCACTTTTGGTGGGGTCCTGAACCTGGCGCAGACCCGGAAGAGGATCCGCGAGATTTCCGCCCGGTTCGGCTTCGAGGTTGACCCTGACGCACTCGTTCAGGATCTTTCCGTGGGGGTCCAACAGCGTGTGGAAATCATCAAGGCACTGGTCCGCAACTCTAAAATCCTGATCCTGGACGAGCCCACAGCCGTGCTCACCCCCCAGGAAACCGATGAGTTCATGAACATCATGGGGCAACTGCGCGACGGCGGCACCTCCATCGTGTTCATTTCCCACAAACTGCGTGAGGTCAAGGCTGTCTCCGACACCATCACCGTCATCCGCCGCGGCAAGGTGGTGGGATCCGCGCCGCCGTCCACCCCCACCACGGAGCTGGCCGCCATGATGGTGGGCCGCGCCGTGAACCTGACCCTTGACAAAGCGGATGCCACTCCCGGCGAGGTCACCTTTAAGGTCACCAACCTGACCGTGATGAACGACGCCGGCCAGAGACTTCTCGATGATCTCACCTTGGGTGTTGCCCAAGGTGAGATATTGGCTGTCGCGGGTGTCCAGGGCAACGGCCAGACGGAACTGACCGAGGCAGTCCTTGGCCTGCACAAACACGTGCTCGGCTCCATCGTCCTGAACGGGAAGGAACTGGTGGGCAGGAGTGTGCGCCAAATCCTGGATTCCGGCGTTGGCTTTGTTCCCGAGGATCGGCAGGACGACGGTTTGGTGGGCGAGTTTTCCATCGCGGAAAACCTGGTCCTTGACCTGTACAAGCACGCCCCGTACTCCCGCGGCGGCACCATGAACAGGGCTGTCATCGCCAAGAACGCGGTGGAAAAAGTTGCCGAATTCGATGTAAGGGCACAGTCCGCCCAGGACCCGGCCGACACGCTGTCCGGCGGAAACCAGCAAAAAGTGGTGCTGGCACGGGAACTGTCCCGGCCCCTGAAACTGTTCATTGCATCCCAGCCCACTCGCGGAGTGGACGTGGGTTCCATCGAGTTCCTGCACAAACGCATTGTGGCCGAACGCGACGCCGGAACCCCCGTGTTGATTGTCTCGACAGAACTGGACGAGGTGCTGGAACTCGCCGACCGGATCGCCGTGCTTTTTGCAGGGAAGCTGATGGGCATCGTGCCGGGCAAATCCAGCCGGGCACTGTTGGGATTGATGATGGCCGGGCTCCCCGCAGCAGAAGCACAGGAACAAATGGACGCACAGACAACTGATCGACAAGAGAACTCCGGCACCACAAACGGTGGGGAAGGGGTGCAGCCATGA
- a CDS encoding ABC transporter permease codes for MSGPDTNKAGGAEPEHTPAAAMPPTTPGKPHKQGSPEKEQPGSQLVREIMSGNAMISVLAVVVALVIGGILIAATDPRVTTAFGYFFGDPSATFKAIWASISEAYGALWRGATYDPNSRTWQGRLGIFETLTFATPLILSGLAVTLAFRVGLFNIGAKGQILLGATFAGVVGFMIELPPGIHLLAVILAGAIGGALWGGIAGFLKAKTGAHEVIVTIMLNYIAVSLVLYLLKNQLKDPNSSNPISPRMHETAMFPLLLGPNYRVHAGLIVAVLAVIGVAWLLNRSTLGFEYRAIGANPRAARTAGMLVSRGYTTVMLISGALAGLAGVTQLAGTEKTLDADIAGSIGFDAITVALLGRSTPWGTFFAALLFGAFKAGGTSMAVNADVSIDIVAVVQSLIVLFIAAPPLVRSMFRIKAVSREGVAA; via the coding sequence ATGAGCGGGCCGGACACGAACAAGGCTGGCGGGGCTGAACCGGAGCACACGCCGGCAGCAGCAATGCCGCCGACAACACCGGGCAAGCCCCACAAGCAGGGCAGTCCGGAAAAGGAACAGCCGGGCAGCCAGCTGGTGCGCGAAATCATGAGCGGCAACGCCATGATCTCCGTTCTCGCGGTGGTGGTGGCGCTCGTGATCGGCGGCATCCTCATTGCAGCGACCGACCCCCGCGTGACCACAGCCTTCGGATACTTCTTTGGCGATCCCAGTGCAACGTTCAAGGCCATTTGGGCATCGATTTCCGAAGCGTACGGAGCCCTGTGGCGTGGGGCAACCTACGACCCCAACTCCCGCACGTGGCAGGGACGCCTGGGCATCTTTGAAACCCTGACCTTCGCCACACCGCTCATCCTTTCCGGCCTGGCCGTCACTCTGGCCTTCCGGGTGGGCCTGTTCAACATCGGTGCCAAGGGCCAGATCCTCCTAGGTGCCACCTTTGCCGGCGTCGTGGGTTTCATGATTGAACTGCCCCCGGGCATCCACCTGCTGGCCGTCATCCTGGCCGGTGCCATCGGTGGCGCGCTCTGGGGCGGCATTGCCGGTTTCCTGAAGGCGAAGACCGGTGCACACGAGGTGATCGTGACGATCATGCTCAACTACATCGCCGTCTCCCTGGTCCTGTACCTGCTGAAAAACCAGCTGAAGGATCCGAACAGCAGCAACCCCATCAGCCCGCGCATGCACGAAACCGCCATGTTCCCGCTGCTGCTGGGACCCAACTACCGTGTGCACGCCGGGCTGATTGTGGCCGTGCTGGCCGTGATCGGGGTGGCCTGGCTGCTGAACCGCTCAACACTGGGATTTGAATACCGTGCCATTGGAGCCAACCCGCGAGCCGCCCGGACGGCAGGCATGCTGGTGTCCCGCGGCTACACCACGGTCATGCTCATCTCCGGTGCATTGGCAGGTTTGGCAGGCGTCACCCAGCTCGCCGGAACGGAGAAAACACTGGACGCCGACATTGCCGGCAGCATCGGCTTCGACGCCATTACCGTGGCCCTGCTGGGACGTTCCACACCGTGGGGCACCTTCTTTGCAGCACTCCTGTTCGGTGCGTTCAAGGCTGGCGGCACGTCCATGGCTGTCAATGCCGATGTCTCCATCGACATCGTCGCTGTGGTGCAGTCACTGATAGTGCTGTTCATTGCAGCCCCGCCGCTGGTGCGCTCAATGTTCCGGATCAAGGCAGTTAGCCGTGAAGGGGTGGCAGCATGA
- a CDS encoding ABC transporter permease, whose translation MSITAKSEPTKTVDAVAIRSWKMPILLGVLALFAVVVFIVLGPSGTATFRISQDTDAWQVPNLVVPAKAVGVIVSLVCGALAYFAWRQTKDTGRIAKWVIMTFTVVFVVGLMVWIIGGTTTQNITLVGLFTGAMLITTPLVFGSLSGVLSERAGVVNIAIEGQLLAGAFTAALVSSITGNAFAGLFAAAAAGVLVSLLLAVFSIKYVVNQIIVGVVLNVLVSGLTGFLFEKIMKTKVDGVTIYNQPAHLPNLPIPLLSEIPIIGPTLFRQSIIGYFMLILVAAIWFGLFRTRWGLRVRAVGEHPKAADTVGINVNRTRVLNVLAGGAVAGVGGAYFTLVAVSSFSKDMTGGLGFIALAALIFGRWNPIGAALAALLFGVAGNLQSILSLAGTPIDGQFLAMLPYALTILAVSGFVGRALAPAADGEPYIKE comes from the coding sequence ATGAGCATCACCGCCAAAAGCGAACCGACCAAGACGGTTGACGCCGTCGCCATTCGCAGCTGGAAAATGCCGATCCTGCTCGGCGTGCTGGCGCTGTTCGCCGTCGTCGTCTTCATTGTCCTGGGCCCCAGCGGCACCGCCACTTTCCGCATCTCCCAGGATACCGACGCATGGCAGGTGCCCAACCTGGTGGTGCCGGCCAAGGCGGTGGGCGTGATCGTCTCGCTGGTCTGCGGGGCGCTCGCCTATTTCGCCTGGCGTCAGACCAAGGACACCGGACGGATCGCCAAATGGGTCATCATGACGTTCACCGTGGTGTTTGTGGTGGGCTTAATGGTGTGGATCATCGGCGGCACCACCACGCAAAACATCACGCTGGTGGGGTTGTTTACCGGTGCCATGCTCATCACCACCCCGTTGGTCTTTGGGTCCCTGTCAGGTGTGCTGTCCGAACGGGCCGGTGTGGTCAACATTGCCATTGAGGGCCAGCTGCTTGCGGGTGCCTTCACGGCCGCACTGGTTTCCTCCATCACCGGCAACGCGTTCGCGGGCCTGTTTGCTGCGGCCGCCGCCGGTGTCCTGGTGTCCCTGCTGCTGGCCGTGTTCAGCATCAAATATGTGGTGAACCAGATCATTGTCGGCGTGGTGCTGAACGTGCTGGTGTCCGGCCTGACCGGCTTCCTCTTTGAGAAGATCATGAAGACCAAGGTCGACGGCGTCACGATCTACAACCAGCCCGCCCACCTGCCCAACCTGCCCATCCCGCTGCTGTCCGAGATCCCCATCATCGGTCCCACGCTTTTTCGCCAGTCCATCATTGGCTACTTCATGCTGATCCTGGTTGCCGCCATCTGGTTCGGTCTGTTCCGCACCCGCTGGGGTTTACGCGTGCGGGCCGTGGGTGAGCACCCCAAGGCCGCCGACACCGTGGGCATCAACGTCAACCGCACCCGCGTGCTGAACGTGCTGGCCGGCGGCGCCGTCGCCGGAGTGGGCGGCGCCTACTTCACCCTCGTTGCCGTCAGCAGTTTCAGCAAGGACATGACAGGCGGCCTGGGGTTCATCGCCCTCGCCGCACTGATCTTCGGCCGCTGGAACCCCATCGGCGCAGCCCTGGCAGCACTGCTGTTCGGCGTGGCTGGAAACCTGCAAAGCATCCTCTCGCTCGCAGGCACACCCATCGACGGCCAATTCCTGGCCATGCTGCCCTACGCACTGACCATCCTGGCCGTGTCCGGCTTCGTCGGCCGGGCACTCGCGCCCGCCGCCGACGGTGAGCCCTATATTAAGGAGTGA
- a CDS encoding cytidine deaminase, protein MSKETPDGGWEPLRQAATVALTKAYAPYSNFPVGAAARLEDGSIVSGCNVENASYGLTLCAECTLVGAARMNGGGLITEFYCVDGSGAILMPCGRCRQLLFEFSTAATLVMTSSGAKTMDAILPDAFGPNNLQDANSPKYTENPKEQP, encoded by the coding sequence TTGAGCAAAGAGACGCCCGACGGCGGATGGGAACCACTGCGCCAAGCCGCCACCGTGGCACTCACCAAGGCGTACGCGCCGTATTCCAATTTTCCTGTAGGAGCCGCTGCCAGGCTTGAGGACGGCAGCATCGTCTCCGGCTGCAATGTGGAAAATGCCAGCTACGGGCTGACGCTGTGCGCGGAATGCACCCTGGTGGGCGCGGCCCGCATGAACGGTGGCGGGCTGATCACCGAGTTCTACTGCGTTGACGGCAGCGGGGCCATCCTGATGCCGTGCGGGCGCTGCCGGCAGCTGCTGTTTGAATTCAGCACGGCGGCCACCCTTGTCATGACTTCCTCGGGAGCCAAGACCATGGATGCGATCCTGCCCGACGCCTTTGGACCCAACAACCTACAGGACGCTAACAGCCCGAAGTACACCGAGAACCCGAAGGAGCAGCCATGA